In Rubrivirga marina, the following are encoded in one genomic region:
- the argC gene encoding N-acetyl-gamma-glutamyl-phosphate reductase → MSTPTPIRAAVLHGAGYAGGELLALLLNHPLVEPVAVTSRSQAGQPVHTTHPQLRGQTDLAYTDPADLDAEAGGPAFDVAFVCAEHGQGAAAVQALRRSGFDGLIVDLSADHRLGSVETYEAVYGLEHPDPEAMRAAVYGLAEVNHRRLRGAALIANPGCFATGLSLALWPFARMQGPFEAHVTALTGASGSGARPSPTTHFPRRDGNVRAYKVLAHRHLAEVRETLGGGATVQFVPVSGPWTRGIWGTAHVATLASFDEVTAAFETAYGGRPCVRLSPGELPELLPTTGTPFCDLGWVEKDGHLVVGFALDNLLKGAASQAVQNLNLALGWPEALGLLPGVPAPTEAPSLPTATPATVSS, encoded by the coding sequence ATGAGCACCCCGACCCCGATCCGCGCCGCGGTCCTCCACGGCGCCGGCTACGCCGGCGGCGAACTGCTGGCGCTTCTTCTGAACCACCCGCTCGTCGAGCCGGTCGCCGTCACCAGCCGCAGCCAGGCCGGCCAGCCGGTCCACACGACGCACCCGCAGCTCCGCGGCCAGACCGACCTCGCCTACACCGACCCCGCCGACCTCGACGCCGAGGCGGGCGGGCCCGCGTTCGACGTCGCGTTCGTCTGCGCCGAGCACGGCCAGGGCGCCGCGGCCGTCCAAGCGCTCCGCCGGTCAGGCTTCGACGGGCTGATCGTCGACCTCTCGGCCGACCACCGGCTCGGCTCGGTCGAAACCTACGAGGCCGTCTATGGGCTGGAACACCCGGACCCCGAGGCGATGCGCGCGGCGGTCTACGGGCTCGCCGAGGTGAACCACCGGCGGCTCCGGGGCGCGGCGCTGATTGCCAACCCGGGCTGCTTCGCGACCGGCCTCAGCCTCGCGCTCTGGCCGTTCGCGCGGATGCAGGGGCCGTTCGAGGCCCACGTGACGGCGCTCACGGGCGCCTCCGGCTCCGGCGCCCGCCCCTCGCCGACGACCCATTTCCCTCGCCGTGATGGCAACGTCCGGGCGTACAAGGTGCTGGCGCACCGGCACCTCGCGGAGGTCCGCGAGACGCTGGGCGGCGGGGCGACCGTCCAGTTCGTGCCGGTGAGCGGCCCGTGGACGCGCGGGATCTGGGGGACGGCCCACGTCGCGACGCTCGCGTCGTTCGACGAGGTCACGGCCGCGTTCGAGACGGCCTACGGCGGGCGTCCGTGCGTCCGCCTGTCGCCGGGCGAACTGCCGGAGCTGCTGCCCACGACCGGGACGCCGTTCTGCGACCTCGGCTGGGTCGAGAAGGACGGGCACCTCGTCGTCGGGTTCGCGCTCGACAACCTGCTCAAGGGCGCGGCCTCGCAGGCCGTCCAGAACCTGAACCTCGCCCTCGGCTGGCCCGAGGCGCTGGGGCTGCTGCCCGGCGTCCCCGCCCCGACGGAGGCGCCGTCCCTGCCGACCGCCACCCCAGCCACCGTGTCATCCTGA
- the argG gene encoding argininosuccinate synthase, which translates to MPETSPIALAFSGGLDTSFCVPYLKEETGREVMTVTVDTGGFTAEEKGQIAARSADLGAAGHRLVDARADLWDRVLQYLVKGNVLRGGVYPLCVGPERVVQAEALADAARALGATAVAHGSTGAGNDQIRFDTALRLLADRGDEGALEILTPIRSLSLSREASTDYLRERGFPVEAKTTEYSVNRGLWGTTIGGKETHDTDGVLPEAAWPDTISPKDAPDDGRQLTIRFEQGVPVAIDGESLDPVALVETLNREGAEHGVGRGIHVGDTILGIKGRIAFEAPGALTLIAAHRELEKLVLTQLQLVQKAGLGDLYGRLVHEGLFFDPICRDLEAFLDSTQRRVTGDVHVEWFKGAIHVQGATSLHSLFDAGVARYGEDNALWSGRDAEGFAQIYGLQARLAARAGT; encoded by the coding sequence ATGCCCGAGACCTCGCCCATCGCCCTCGCCTTTTCCGGCGGCCTCGACACGTCGTTCTGCGTCCCCTACCTCAAGGAGGAGACCGGACGCGAGGTCATGACCGTCACCGTCGACACCGGCGGGTTCACCGCCGAGGAGAAAGGGCAGATCGCCGCCCGCTCCGCCGACCTCGGCGCCGCCGGCCACCGCCTCGTCGACGCCCGCGCCGACCTGTGGGACCGCGTGCTCCAGTACCTCGTCAAGGGCAACGTGCTGCGCGGCGGCGTGTACCCGCTGTGCGTGGGCCCGGAGCGCGTCGTGCAGGCCGAGGCCCTGGCCGACGCGGCCCGCGCGCTCGGCGCGACGGCCGTGGCCCACGGCTCGACCGGCGCCGGCAACGACCAGATCCGCTTCGACACGGCCCTCCGCCTGCTGGCGGATCGAGGGGACGAGGGTGCATTGGAGATCCTGACGCCGATCCGGAGCCTCTCGCTCTCTCGCGAGGCCTCGACCGACTACCTCCGCGAGCGCGGCTTCCCCGTCGAGGCCAAGACGACCGAGTACTCGGTCAACCGCGGCCTGTGGGGCACGACGATCGGCGGGAAGGAGACGCACGACACCGACGGCGTCCTCCCCGAGGCGGCGTGGCCTGACACGATCTCGCCCAAGGACGCGCCCGACGACGGCCGCCAGCTCACGATCCGTTTCGAGCAGGGCGTGCCGGTGGCGATCGACGGCGAATCGCTCGACCCGGTGGCGCTCGTCGAGACGCTCAACCGCGAGGGCGCGGAGCACGGCGTCGGGCGGGGCATCCACGTCGGCGACACGATCCTCGGGATCAAGGGGCGGATCGCGTTCGAGGCGCCGGGCGCGCTCACGCTCATCGCGGCGCACCGCGAGTTGGAGAAGCTCGTCCTCACGCAGCTCCAGCTGGTCCAGAAGGCCGGTCTCGGCGATCTCTACGGCCGGCTCGTCCACGAGGGCCTCTTCTTCGACCCGATCTGCCGCGACCTCGAGGCGTTCCTCGACAGCACGCAGCGGCGCGTGACGGGCGACGTCCACGTCGAGTGGTTCAAGGGTGCAATCCACGTCCAGGGAGCCACGTCGCTCCACTCGCTGTTCGACGCGGGCGTGGCCCGCTACGGCGAGGACAACGCGCTGTGGTCCGGCCGCGACGCCGAGGGCTTCGCCCAGATCTACGGGCTCCAGGCCCGGCTGGCCGCCCGCGCTGGCACCTGA